GCaacaagtaaaattattctctTTCATGGATTCAGTTGTTTGCCTATTTGTTTCTCATACGGTAGGCGCTTATAGGCGCCCATAGGTTGTTGATCGTCTGTTGTATTCTAACTTTCgtttctgtattttttgttgaacGGCATCAATTAATTCCTTTCCACTCATTGCAAGATTATTTTGAACGAATTCACTTACCTAAAACAGATTATTTGATGATGAAACGaacgatattaataaatataagtttatcTCTCActacagataaaaaaatgataaattgctACGTTAAATGCATTTGGATACATCACGTATGTGAcgaattaaacataaataagcTCAATATAAAAGAGTCAAGTAATGAGAATGTTATATGCATATAGGAAAATATacctttttcaatttttttacgtcaTGTTCGTGcgttataataacaattatcatGGCTATTTGGTCAATTAGCCTACAAAAGCAAAGcaatatatatagcaaatataacaaatatctataaatattaaaatataattacaaataaaagaaggtaatcacttttttatattgaatttgaaTAAGTCGAATATCATATTGAGCACTGCATCAATTTTAGCATGTTTTGCAAcaataagagagaaaattgCACTCGTTCTACTTTTTGATAtgctaatataaaatttattttcatatttattttccctcattaatctcaaataaaattgaataatattagtGTTTGTAGAGCaagttaaatattctaaaattgtattatcggATGTTGCATTCCATACATTCCACACTTTGCGCCAAGTGATGATGTTTGCTGCCATTAAACCTTTACAATATATCCATTCTTTCCATTTTAAAAGTCTGTATTATcaaggaaaaagaaatgtaatcaAATATCTAACTctacaatattttctaatttaatattaagataatttaattagcaTAGGGCAATAGTGCCACAAATATCGTGGCTATAAAACAACTTACTTGTCTTCTGTAGAACTTTCAAGatgtttttctaattgaaaGGCCGCTGTTTGTCTACATTTATAAACATCGAGAACACATGCCCATTTTACCGCTTCTTCTCTTAAACATTTAGTAAAATCACTTTCATCAAATTTGTCATCGTATCCTATTTTTTGCAGAAGTTTATCGaacatttctttaatattgttctaaaaattgtaaaataatagaaatattaaatttatgatatttttgaaaaaaaagatgtaagTATACTTACACATATTTGTTTAACTCCTTTTACATACAGcgctttaatattatacattattcttttttatagaaatttacttttattataatttaccttTATAGATGCAGTATTTTGAACAGACCAGATACACGTCATGTATTCAACAGCTTTAATCATAGGATACCATGCTACATAGTCTGTGTCCTTAAGTAGAAAACTTGTAATATTCCAAAACATGGTGAAATTGAGTTGTCCATGcgtcaaaaaataaaacgcgtcATCGATGATTTGGGCTCGAGTCAGAACATGAATCACGGTATAATTTACAAAGTACAAATAATCCGCAAGTTTCTGCCAGTAATCCATATTATAATTGACGCGATAGTAGCCtatagcacaaaaataataattttattattagtgtGTCTTTGTCAAATTTGTCAAGAAGTGCTAGCAAATTGTTTTCTTGTTCTAAACATATcctcaaataatttaatttataataaaatcttttaaaaattagttcATAATATGtctattacaaatatttaattacaaagttactttaaattaataataaattaattttcaaatatgtaaGCTATGGAGAATCAACATTGGCCGaaacgttaaatataattgtgactacatataatatattaacccTTAgtcccgactcatgggtcgttttcgacccaagcgaaatttcaaagtgctgtaatttttgaaaacaggTACGGAACGCGCCATATCCCCcacctaaaaaaataatttttatcgaaatattatgattggGACTTCAAGTTGAAGGTTAAAAGAAGcttcatgaattttttcagattttttaaagcgtttttacTGATCCAAATAACGCAAAGACGCAAACGACCCGGGAGTCGGGATTAAAGGTGCCGAAAAGAACCATCGGGACTAAGggttaatatataatcaaaataataacatataatcaaaatatatatattaatatataaccaaaatgtataatcaatatatCTCAAACAACCCACACAGCACGTATATCCAAAAGACGTCCAGAAGACATCTCAAAGATATCTTTGAGAGATATGATATCTTCGAGATCTGTTCTGAACGGATATGCATGCTGTGTGGGAATatctacaaatattacaaatttgccaatgtacaaaaaaaaacatatttctaaTCTTAAACatagaataattaaacatgAATTATAGAAAATCAAAATAGTAGAATAAAGTTACTGCTTAATATTTACCAACTTGTTGTAAATTGActacaataaaatcattattgtcAGGCTCGTCCAACATATAATAGTGCGGTGATAGTGCAGATAGCCAAAAATGTTGTGTCACAAAATTCAGTGATTTCCTTGTCaatttcacatatattttatatcgtcgTATTGtgtctttataattatatgagaTTGATACTAAGTTTGTAGAATAATTTCGTGTAACGTACAGTATAGGATGATATCCTTCCCTTAACCACATATTGActacattttctatattaaagttaCGTGTTCTATTCATTGCATCTAGAACACTTTCCACAGTGTTAGAAAATGATACAATGTTAGATAAATTATCAGTATCTGTCGCATTTGTCTGATTATGcctgaaaaataacattgcaaaattctttattatcaattacaaaattacattattactataaataataattcctcaatatgttgtttaaaattcttaaaataaaaagcaattacAAGTagtcgataaatttaaaacgaaTAATTTCTATGTTTTTGAACAGTAGACTTTGAAGTATGTCATCTGTTTTACTGTTCACATTTTTTAcgtcattattatcatcataaaAAGATATGAAGAGATATTACTTACTGTATGTTTATATGTGTGTTGATACTAGTCCAAAACACATCATCAGATAGTATATGATATAACATGCGCCATATAATGCATGCTGTAACAATTGAAATTGTAAAGTATTTGTTGAAAagtttaaagtattttttcacttttaatatAGTACTAATTACTATTGACATAATAGAAACAAGTATTTcaaaatagtaattatttttattcttaatatactatataataagttttatatatgaataagTTGTATTTTAATCGATTTGCAGTTAAGTtctcttatattttgttatatacgAATTGAagaatttacatataattatcaatatcttaaaattacattttctttgattctaaataatattttagttatatttacttaaacatacttttgatataataacGATATTTTCTAAATGACAGAAAATTTGGCATAAAAAGTGTATCGAAACGTAGAGATTCCTGTTGTGTTTGAACGACAAATAAATCCACCATGCGATAATATAACCGAGTCTGTAAAGCGAGACATGaacgaagaaatatatagttgAGGgtgtatttaagttttttggcatattatatttaacgcTGTTGACAGTTGTTATTTGgtcttttaataaagttataaagtctaaaaatatagtagcatattaattgtaaagATATAAGAAACCTGATCCAAAATATGCGCTGCAAGAAACGTAATAAATCCTTCTTTTGACCACAGAAACACATCATCGTACCACTGAGATATCGTTTCACGTGCTATTAAATTCGCCACTTTTATTTTGCGGGCAATGTCATCTAcggtattattaaaaataatatcttcttcTCTGCAAATTGTCCTCAAGTATTAGAAatatacttgaaatttttattataattatgcaatttaataaattagatattgaCGTTGTAGTACAGCGCTcagaattagttgcacatttcgggccgattcccgagagGATGTCACCAGTTTccccactaccgctcggccgCTGACGACCGAgtcgccgatagctctggctcaggagcgttttatattagaaataggctggattatttaggcatctctcaggaaatcgtaacattttcttcgctacataaataatgtttatttttattaatgcataatatatatatttaattattaatgaaaataaacattatttatgtggtgaagaaaatgttacgatttcttGAGAgatgcctcaacaacccagcctatttcttatataaaacgcttctGAGTCTGAGCTATCGTCGGCTCGGCCGTCAGCGGCTGAGCGCTAGTGGAACAACAAGAGGCGTCGTTTCgaaaatcggcccgaaatatgcaactaattccgagcgctgttgTAGTAGATACAATTTATCACGCAGAcacaaataaacattaattaaatttagttaaactgaaatttcgtgataaattagtaataaagttaaatctatatttgataagaaaaagaatgttacatataaacaaacttctgtttttatatatttttactaaacaatataaactatattctCAATGAAACAACATGACAATAACTATTTtgtctttaattttacatatttacatagaatttatttaagaaaaaaaaaatattttgtgcattTTTGCATCAGCATTACgtgcgaaaatatatttaacattttcagtaataagaatattgttgattttgtcttattattattggcgcaaaaaataagcttttgtagcatattttttacttgtacGTAAAACGTAAATCGCAATTATCTTTCATGCTTCTAACAATGACATCtgaattaaaatctaatttgacataaaaataattatttaaatttttttatataaaataaaattaaaaataaacataagaCTTTTACCAGAAAGAGTGATGCAAGATatgttttagttattttttaataattatactaacattaaaatattttttagttttacaatattacataaatatatttatttaattttatttttggtattaatttttgatgttATTAATGAGTATTACCTTAACAGAACAAAGCCTCGCGTCCTTATGTTACTGTGTTGAAAGTCGTTAGTTACAACGTAatctatttttgatatttttcttgaatttttttgtgcCAAATAGTACACGACTCCATGGACAATGTTTTCTGCAAATCGCAACTGGTCTATCATCTCTTTTCTATAccaaattttaacatttctatAAGAGGCGAAGAAATTAGTGAATGTGGTTATCACAATTGTTAAATGTTGAACGGACATTGAAGGTGATGTGTCAAATTGAGTCCACAGCATGTTACGCATAtcttcaacttttttttgtatcggcatatttgataaaaatgtattctttttATGATGCTTGATGGAAATATTAAAGGTTGATTTAAATGCCGGCTCGTCAATATATGGAAATAGTTCTCCTgctcttattattttgtttaatctattttattttaaatgtatgattaatataaaattaataccacaatttgattaaaaatttgattatattaacttacattttgtctttttctttGACTATGTCGAAAGATTCAAAAAAGTCTCTGTCATCTAATATGCTACTgacatatatcatttttaagatatacGTACCAGGAGATAATAAATCGCCTGATGGTTGGGTAAAATCAAAACAAATGTacgttttatcaataaatgaaaatttctgGATGTTGATTGTTTGATTATCATTGTTGTCAATTAAGTCAATTTTCACTATAATGAAAATCTTTGAACGTATCacagttatattttttgttggaCGATTAATTTGGAtgataatattgcatttccCACAAAAGATATTtccatcaaattttatttcgacatCATAATGCAATGGTTTTAAACGAGTGCCATTCAAAACATTGTAATTCGGTTCAGTCTTATTTTGTGTCAATTTTCCAGTAGATAGTATAATTgttagtattaatattaatccgATATTTAGTATAATATGTCGGATTGCCATACCAATTTCCATTTGAAGCCTCTGCAAGaagaattttttgattaaaaataaacacatacATTTGCATCacattctatttaatttaatatacgaaaaataaagattatatataacaacTTTTGCAGTTAATCGTACTAAAGCGGTGTaggatttttatgaaaaagggcaaaaagagaaaaagaattatttctgaTAGTAGCGCAAGAAGaaacgaaattttaattacgagAAATTATATGgaattttatgtgtaatataatttgtccaatcttttttattaaatataaggctgaaaatattaaatatatataaagtttatataatgcTGAAAATGCAAGTTAGCACTTATTCGTTATATATATGCTTCCGAAATCTATCCAATGTATGTATGTTCGTTGGGAGGACATATATGAAACAAACATGTGCTACCCGGGCAATAAGTAAGAgaaacgaatttttatttttacagaaaattgcGTTCTTACAATGTTACAGATAATTGAATAACTTTTCACTGCAACTATTTCATTAGGTTTCTTGAAACGCAATCGAtcgtttcaataaattttgtgagtatcaaaataattagtttttaacgtgtgatataaatgttattaaaaacttttacattGAAACAGAcgattgataattattacgtttatCTCAGCTCACGTAGTATAAattgagaaagaaagaacTTAAAAAAGTCGTTAAATATGTTCATCAGCAcaaaagaatatgtaataagaatataaagcTGTATTTGTTGTGTTTTAGaaatttgttatatgtttttaatgagaaatatttcacttaTGATAACTCAcctttatagataaaaattgtgtttattaaaattacagtaccttgtaacaaataacaatttataacaatagtACAGTTAACACCGTCTTGAATTGCGAATGCCAGaggtatataaattttattgctatctTACTGTTTCGAAGAATCATTGAAcactaagaaaaatattggaagCTAACAtgataaatacataatgtaatgtatataGTGTTTCTAAGAGGTTACGCAGTAGGAAACTCTAATAACATAATGGAGAAGTTATTGACTGTTAATATCTAATCGgataaatttatgcattaaatatagaaattaaatttgtacgTTGTTTTCAACTATTACAGGAAATGTGTggaaaattatacttttaaagtaaataatttttatgtatatacagggtgtccgataattgctgaatcacctcttgTGTGTAGATAGAGCgagttaaaccgagtagaaaagttctctaccattttgcgattttcgcaataattaatggggaattaattaaaaaatatcggccaattTGCGCGAGTTTAAGTGCGCAGCGAGAAGAGACCCATGGCGGTACAATCcactgttatttggttactagACACGCGATGAAGCGGTTAATAaagttgggaggagcgctctacaattGACAACGGCAACTTACGAGCAgtgcgtaacgctagatctttgcgtcctagcgaccacgtaacagtgggctgtctcttctcgccgcgcgcttagactcgcgcgaattggccgatcttctttaattaatttcttattaattattgcaaaaatcgcaaaacggaagaaaacttttctactcggttgaACTTGCTTTACCtgcacccgagaggtgattaACCTTGTGcggaacaccctgtatatgtatacaagtATTAGTtagtcaaaaattaaataaataaaacactaaaaataattggaaCAAAAtggaacaatttaaaattaaaaagtaatatttaatacaataataaaaagaggattacaaaaatgattaatatatctATGAATGTACGtgaacaagaaataaaatgattttcttCCATGGATTGAGTTGTATGCATACTATTTTCTCGTACTTCCGGTGCTTCCGTAGTTTGTGACTCGTTTTCCGTATTCGAATATtcgttttcttattttttgtttaataacattaactaGGTTTTTATGCACTAGGttgtcattatttataatgaatgCAGTTATCTAAAACAGATTATTTGATGATACAACAGAcgacattaataaatatatgtttttctcTCACTACAGATAAAGAAATCATAAATTCCTGCGATCAGACATGTCACGTAtatgacaaatataaataagttcaATATAAAAGAGTCAAGTAATGAGAATGTTATATGCATATAGGAAAATACACCTTTCTGAATTGGTTTTCGTTATGCTCGTGcgttataattacaattaagatGGCAATCTGGTCCATTTGCCTACAAaaacaaagtaatatatttaataaatgtaataaatatttataaatattaaaatatatttaaataaaaatgtaattacttttttaaactaaattcTAAGAATTCAAAATTGGAGAATATATAATCGAGCACTATACTATTTTTTGCATGTTTTGCAacaataagaagaaaaagattagCATTTCTCTTACTGTTTGTTGCATTATTAAACACTCTatctgttattattaattctaaataattttgaattatgaaaagatctgtAGAACATGTTAAGTAttctaaaaatgtattatcagATGTTGCCTTCCATTTATTCCACACTTTGTTCCAAGTAAGTAAGTTTGATGTCATTAAACCTTTACAGTATATCCATTCTTTCTTGAAAAGTCTGCATATTcacgaaaaaagaaatattctacACAAATATCTAActctacaatattttatattttaatattaagataatttaattagcaTAGAGCAATAGTGCTACAAATATCGTGGCTATAAAACAACTTACTTATCTTCTGCAGAACTTTCAAGatgtttttctaattgaaaTGCCGCTGTTTGTCTACATTTATAAACATCGAGAACACATGCCCATTTTACCGCTTCTtctcttaaatatttagtaaaatcaCTTTCGTCATATTTGTCATCGTATCCTATTTCGTGTAAAAGTTTATAGAACTTTTCTTTAAGTGGCCACTAAAAAtggttaaataataaaaatatgaaatttattgttatttttgaaagagttaatgtaagtatatttacacatatacatatttatttaacttcttttatatagagtgctttaatattataccttattgttttttatagaaatttactttcattataatttaccTTTATAGATGCAGTATTTTGAACCGGCCAGATGCACGTCATGTATTCAACAGCTTTAATCATGGGATACCATGCTACATAGTCTGTGTCTTTAAGTAGAAAACTTGTAATATCCCAAAACATGGTGAAATTGAGTTGATGTCTATGCGTCAAAAAATAAACCGTGTCATCGATGATTTGAGCTCGATTGAGAACATGAATATTggtataattttcataatacaaACAATGGGCAAGTTTTTGCCAGTAATCGGAATGATAATTGACTCGATAGTCCCCTATGAcacaaaaatacttttattattacagcttcttcatcaaatttattaaaaaatt
This genomic window from Linepithema humile isolate Giens D197 chromosome 5, Lhum_UNIL_v1.0, whole genome shotgun sequence contains:
- the LOC105677676 gene encoding aminopeptidase N-like, which produces MEIGMAIRHIILNIGLILILTIILSTGKLTQNKTEPNYNVLNGTRLKPLHYDVEIKFDGNIFCGKCNIIIQINRPTKNITVIRSKIFIIVKIDLIDNNDNQTINIQKFSFIDKTYICFDFTQPSGDLLSPGTYILKMIYVSSILDDRDFFESFDIVKEKDKILNKIIRAGELFPYIDEPAFKSTFNISIKHHKKNTFLSNMPIQKKVEDMRNMLWTQFDTSPSMSVQHLTIVITTFTNFFASYRNVKIWYRKEMIDQLRFAENIVHGVVYYLAQKNSRKISKIDYVVTNDFQHSNIRTRGFVLLREEDIIFNNTVDDIARKIKVANLIARETISQWYDDVFLWSKEGFITFLAAHILDQTRLYYRMVDLFVVQTQQESLRFDTLFMPNFLSFRKYRYYIKTCIIWRMLYHILSDDVFWTSINTHINIQHNQTNATDTDNLSNIVSFSNTVESVLDAMNRTRNFNIENVVNMWLREGYHPILYVTRNYSTNLVSISYNYKDTIRRYKIYVKLTRKSLNFVTQHFWLSALSPHYYMLDEPDNNDFIVVNLQQVGYYRVNYNMDYWQKLADYLYFVNYTVIHVLTRAQIIDDAFYFLTHGQLNFTMFWNITSFLLKDTDYVAWYPMIKAVEYMTCIWSVQNTASIKNNIKEMFDKLLQKIGYDDKFDESDFTKCLREEAVKWACVLDVYKCRQTAAFQLEKHLESSTEDKLLKWKEWIYCKGLMAANIITWRKVWNVWNATSDNTILEYLTCSTNTNIIQFYLRLMRENKYENKFYISISKSRTSAIFSLIVAKHAKIDAVLNMIFDLFKFNIKKLIDQIAMIIVIITHEHDVKKLKKVSEFVQNNLAMSGKELIDAVQQKIQKRKLEYNRRSTTYGRL